The Amphiura filiformis chromosome 12, Afil_fr2py, whole genome shotgun sequence genome includes a region encoding these proteins:
- the LOC140165651 gene encoding uncharacterized protein, with protein MESMKLSDTLIVVVSVVPTLCVLAIIIGIIVYVYCRRKSAKARKEKERSQVQSPFHADKKKNDLYTKKTTPSDYNLARDNSMKSRAKSVEFTYFDESGEIEEIVGYNDEDLKRHEGTNGDTTRTDIYVNQTPDDNGNLRPSQIQGHLNLGLEGEVDGGVYRGEIQNERHLKSGDDNTTVEGYLRMSTATDASDADEYVIPDIPGDDVVYVKPDPPDRVEYVNDPNKKAYVNEAFLESKNQDFVEEGDYMEPSHHEYNDDGYIGPDPSSKSETSRPVSSDYAYADLRKEISYAKDEHSYINAQRN; from the exons ATGGAGTCAATGAAATTATCGGACACGTTGATAGTTGTGGTGAGCGTAGTCCCTACATTATGTGTCCTCGCCATAATCATCGGCATCATAGTCTACGTCTACTGTAGGAGGAAATCGGCAAAggcaaggaaagaaaaagaacgcTCCCAGGTCCAGTCTCCATTTCATGCAGATAAAAAGAAAAATGATCTGTACACG AAAAAGACGACACCCAGCGATTACAATCTGGCTAGAGACAACAGTATGAAGAGCAGGGCCAAGAGTGTTGAATTCACCTACTTCGATGAATCAGGAGAAATAGAGGAAATTGTGGGATATAATGACGAAGATTTAAAACGTCATGAAGGAACAAATGGCGACACTACTCGCACAGACATTTATGTGAACCAAACTCCAGATGACAATGGTAACTTACGCCCATCGCAGATTCAGGGACATTTGAACTTGGGGTTAGAGGGTGAGGTTGATGGGGGAGTATATCGTGGAGAGATTCAGAATGAGAGACATTTGAAATCTGGTGATGACAACACAACAGTAGAGGGCTACTTACGGATGTCAACGGCTACTGATGCTAGTGACGCTGACGAATATGTCATACCAGATATCCCTGGGGATGATGTTGTTTATGTCAAACCAGATCCTCCAGACCGCGTGGAATATGTCAATGATCCTAATAAAAAAGCCTATGTAAATGAAGCCTTCTTGGAATCGAAAAATCAAGACTTTGTCGAAGAAGGAGATTATATGGAGCCTTCTCATCATGAATATAATGATGACGGTTATATCGGACCAGACCCATCGTCCAAATCAGAGACATCTAGGCCGGTGTCTTCAGACTATGCCTATGCAGACCTCCGCAAGGAAATATCTTATGCAAAGGACGAACATTCTTATATCAATGCGCAAAGAAACTAA